ATTTGGCTTTTTTGGccatgaaaaaatttcgtAGTGTTATAATTTTACAAGATATCGAAACTGTACGATGCCTATTGTTGTTGGGTATTTATTCGTTTTTTGAGCCAAAGGGCTCCTCGTCATGGACAATTAGTGGTATCATCATGCGATTGACCATAGGATTAGGTTTAAATAGAGAGTTAACTGCCAAAAAACTCAAGAGCATGTCTGCTTTAGAAGCAGAGGCAAGATATAGAGTGTTTTGGAGTGCTTACTGCTTTGAAAGGCTAGTATGCACCTCGTTGGGCCGTATATCCGGGATCGACGACGAAGACATCACTGTGCCACTACCGAGGGCGTTGTATGTGGATGAAAGAGACGATTTAGAGATGACCAAGTTGATGATATCATTAAGGAAAATGGGCGGTCGCATTTATAAACAAGTCCACTCTGTAAGTGCAGGGCGACAAAAGTTAACCATCGAACAAAAGCAGGAAATCATAAGTGGATTACGCAAGGAGCTAGACGAAATTTATTCTCGAGAATCAGAAAGAAggaaactgaaaaaatctcAAATGGATCAGGTGGAGAGGGAGAACAATTCTACTACAAATGTAATATCCTTCCATAGTTCTGAGATTTGGCTAGCAATGAGATACTCCCAGTTGCAAATCTTACTATACAGACCATCTGCATTGATGCCAAAACCGCCCATTGACTCACTATCCACTCTAGGAGAGTTTTGCTTGCAAGCCTGGAAACATACTTATACACTGTACAAGAAGCGGTTATTACCCTTGAACTGGATAACCCTTTTCAGAACATTAACCATTTGTAACACTATCTTATACTGTCTTTGCCAGTGGAGCATCGACCTCATTGAAAGTAAAATCGAAATTCAACAGTGTGTGGAAATACTAAGACATTTCGGTGAAAGATGGATTTTTGCTATGAGATGCGCGGatgttttccaaaacaTTAGCAACACAATTCTCGATATTAGTTTAAGCCATGGTAAAGTTCCTAATATGGACCAATTAACAAGAGAGTTATTTGGCGCCAGCGATTCATATCAAGACATATTAGACGAAAACAATGTTGACGTCTCTTGGGTTGATAAACTTGTATGACATATGTTCACCGAGTTTTGTCATGTCGTCATACTATACGGCAGCGGCTTGTTGCTGCCGTTTAATGAAACAGTTTTTTTCACGACAAGATTCTTCTATTGATTATTCACATATGtattttaatgaaaaatgagTACTTTATAACACAACCCTAATgacaaatgaaaaagttgattgCCATGAACTCTTAAAGCGATTTATGAGAACAATTAATtgattatatatatatatctttGCAATTATGTCGTTTGTTGCAAGATGCTTCTGAAAGTAAGTAACTCTATAAGATAGATAATGCTACAAGACGCCAAACGCAAGTGAGTAAGAAATAAGAGCTGGCAGGTCTTCGCCGGAACACtatcatcaaaatcacTACAATTTAGCGGCTTAGCACAATACGCGTTTTCAACTTCCTACGCTAGCGATGACAAAATGTCTCCAAGAGGCGGAACTTGCGACGGATGCATGGAAATATCTTACGTAATGAACTTCCGTAATGAACTTCCGTAATTCAAGATCTCTTAGCATCTCTTGTTCAATCTTCAGACTCTACTAAGTGTTCTTACCAACCATTGGATGCTCATTACAAATGAATGAATATATTGCACGGAACGGAAGCGGCATGCTTTTTCCGTCTCGTGTGCTTAGTAAAGCAAAACGGAGTAGAATCGGTAAGAACTTCCTTTTTGGGTTGGAAAATCATTGCCATTGTTTGGAcacctttctttttccgTATTGTTCGAGCACCGCGTTTCTTTTTGGGTACTTGATGAGGTAGCAGATTCCTGGAACGTGCTTTCTCTCGAGGTAACCTGCCTTGTTCCTCCTGGTGACTTTctaaaatataaaaggaaaagcaTATCTCTAGTTTCgagttttttcttcatacTTTATTTCCTTATGTTAAACGGTCCAGATATAGAATAAATCATCATATTAAGCTAAATATAGACGATAATATAGTATCGATAATGCCATTTGTTAAGGACTTTAAGCCACAAGCTTTGGGTGACACCAACTTATTCAAACCAATCAAAATTGGTAACAATGAACTTCTACACCGTGCTGTCATTCCTCCATTGACTAGAATGAGAGCCCAACATCCAGGTAATATTCCAAACAGAGACTGGGCCGTTGAATACTACGCTCAACGTGCTCAAAGACCAGGAACCTTGATTATCACTGAAGGTACCTTTCCCTCTCCACAATCTGGGGGTTACGACAATGCTCCAGGTATCTGGTCCGAAGAACAAATTAAAGAATGGACCAAGATTTTCAAGGCTATTCATGAGAATAAATCGTTCGCATGGGTCCAATTATGGGTTCTAGGTTGGGCTGCTTTCCCAGACACCCTTGCTAGGGATGGTTTGCGTTACGACTCCGCTTCTGACAACGTGTATATGAATgcagaacaagaagaaaaggctAAGAAGGCTAACAACCCACAACACAGTATAACAAAGGATGAAATTAAGCAATACGTCAAAGAATACGTCCAAGCTGCCAAAAACTCCATTGCTGCTGGTGCCGATGGTGTTGAAATCCACAGCGCTAACGGTTACTTGTTGAACCAGTTCTTGGACCCACACTCCAATAACAGAACCGATGAGTATGGTGGATCCATCGAAAACAGAGCCCGTTTCACCTTGGAAGTGGTTGATGCAGTTGTCGATGCTATTGGCCCTGAAAAAGTCGGTTTGAGATTGTCTCCATATGGTGTCTTCAACAGTATGTCTGGTGGTGCTGAAACCGGTATTGTTGCTCAATATGCTTATGTCTTAGGTGAACTAGAAAGAAGAGCTAAAGCTGGCAAGCGTTTGGCTTTCGTCCATCTAGTTGAACCTCGTGTCACCAACCCATTTTTAACTGAAGGTGAAGGTGAATACAATGGAGGTAGCAACAAATTTGCTTATTCTATCTGGAAGGGCCCAATTATTAGAGCTGGTAACTTTGCTCTGCACCCAGAAGTTGTCAGAGAAGAGGTGAAGGATCCTAGAACATTGATCGGTTACGGTAGATTTTTTATCTCTAATCCAGATTTGGTTGATCGTTTGGAAAAAGGGTTACCATTAAACAAATATGACAGAGACACTTTCTACAAAATGTCAGCTGAGGGATACATTGACTACCCTACGTACGAAGAAGCTCTAAAACTCGGTTGGGACAAAAATTAATAGTGTTAACCGTACTTTGTAGcaccatttctttttcttctaatttatataattaatgaatatatatatttggGATAAATAGCCTTTAATGAAATATTAACAGAACTTTTTTGCTTGGGCAGCAACAGATTTATATCTTTGTGGAAAGGAGTAAACTGGGCTTTCACTTTAGATCATTATTCACATAAACTTCTTTTAGAATATGTTTGAATGTAAATCCACAAAATGGAATCGGTCATTCTACATCATGAATATTAATTTACcttctttccttttataTGCTGTCATTCATcatcctattacattatcaatcgttgcatttcagcttccattaATTTCGACGACTGTGTCCCAATCCTATGTCATCTTCTTACACCGCGTGTAATAATATAGTAGTAACATGACTACTAGTCACTATATGGtagtttatttttatcacaACAGATTGAAGTGTGCAGAGTTTATATCCCTGCGTTTTATATTGATTAGTAGCATAATGTAGGAAGTTGATATGAATCTGAGAGTGTGACCATATGGTGGTAGAAATGAGTTTAGGTACAATATTAAATGCGAT
This genomic interval from Saccharomyces cerevisiae S288C chromosome VIII, complete sequence contains the following:
- the OYE2 gene encoding NADPH dehydrogenase (Conserved NADPH oxidoreductase containing flavin mononucleotide (FMN); responsible for geraniol reduction into citronellol during fermentation; homologous to Oye3p with different ligand binding and catalytic properties; may be involved in sterol metabolism, oxidative stress response, and programmed cell death; protein abundance increases in response to DNA replication stress), encoding MPFVKDFKPQALGDTNLFKPIKIGNNELLHRAVIPPLTRMRAQHPGNIPNRDWAVEYYAQRAQRPGTLIITEGTFPSPQSGGYDNAPGIWSEEQIKEWTKIFKAIHENKSFAWVQLWVLGWAAFPDTLARDGLRYDSASDNVYMNAEQEEKAKKANNPQHSITKDEIKQYVKEYVQAAKNSIAAGADGVEIHSANGYLLNQFLDPHSNNRTDEYGGSIENRARFTLEVVDAVVDAIGPEKVGLRLSPYGVFNSMSGGAETGIVAQYAYVLGELERRAKAGKRLAFVHLVEPRVTNPFLTEGEGEYNGGSNKFAYSIWKGPIIRAGNFALHPEVVREEVKDPRTLIGYGRFFISNPDLVDRLEKGLPLNKYDRDTFYKMSAEGYIDYPTYEEALKLGWDKN